In the genome of Bosea sp. BIWAKO-01, the window TTGCCGGCCCCTATGACCAATGGCCGTCAGGAATGGGGTTTGATTACTTCTACGGCTTCCAGGGCGGCGAGACCGACCAATGGACGCCCTATCTGTTCCGCGATCACACCCAGATTTTCCCGTGGGTCGGCAAGCCCGGCTACAACCTCATTACCGATATGGCTGATGAAGCCATCACGCGGCTGAAGCAGCTTGACGCTGCCGCGCACGACACGCCGTTCTTCATCTACTACGCCCCCGGTGGAACCCACTCGCCGCACAACCCGACGCAAGAGTGGATCGACAAATTCAAGGGCAAGTTCGACATGGGCTGGAATGCCATGCGCGACCAGATCTTCGCCAACCAGAAGCGCCTGGGCGTGATCCCCGCGAATGCAAAACTCACGGATTGGCCCGATAGCCTGCCGAAATGGGACAGCTTGTCACCCGACCAGAAGAAGCTGTTCGCCCGTCAGGCCGAAGTCTTCGCCGGCTATGCGGCCTATACCGACAACGAAATCGGCCGCGTGATCCAGCAGGTCGAGGACATGGGCAAGCTCGACAACACGCTGATCATCTACATCGTCGGCGATAATGGCACGAGCCCGGAGGGAACGCTGTCCGGTACGCCGAACCAGTGGACCGCCTATAACGGCATCCTCGACTTCCCGATCGCCGAACAGATGAAATTCTACGACACTTGGGGGTCGGCGGCCAGTTACCCGCATATGGCTGTTGCGTGGTCATGGGCGTTCGACACGCCATTCAAATACACCAAGCAGATCGCATCGCATTTCGGCGGCACGCGTCAAGGCCTGGCGATTAGCTGGCCCGGCCATATCAACGACCCCGGCGGCATCCGCACCCAGTTCCACCACATCATCGATATCGTGCCGACGATCCTGGAAGCGACCCGCATCAAGGCGCCGCAGACGGTCAATGGGATCAAGCAAAAGCCGATCGAAGGCGTGAGCATGGCCTACACTTTCGACAAGGCCAACGCGAACGCGCCCTCGAAGCGAAAGACCCAGTATTTCGAAATGATCGCCAATCGCGGCATCTACAATGACGGCTGGTACGCCAACACGACACCGCCGCATGGCCCCTGGATCTTGAACGCGCCCCTGCCGCCGATCAAAGACTACAAATGGGAGCTGTACAACCTGGCGGAGGACTACTCTCAGGCCAACGATCTCGCCGCAAAAATGCCGGGCAAACTGAAGGACATGCAGAAGCTGTTCGTCCAGGAGGCGGCCAAGTACAATGTGCTGCCGCTGGACAACAGATCCTTCGCACGAGCGGTCGAGCCGCGGCCGAGCGCCACTGCGGGCCAGACGGTGTTCACCTATACCGGTGTGAATTCCGGCATCCCCATGGCCAACTCACCGAACGTGATTGGCCGGTCCTATAAGATTACCGCCGAGGTAGACGTTCCCCAGGGCGGCGGCAACGGAATGCTCGCCACCACCGGAGGGCGCTGGGGTGGATGGGGCCTTTACCTGCTCAACGGCAAGCCGGTGTTCAATTACAACATGCTGATCCTCGCCCAGTACCGCTGGGAAGGCGCGGATGCACTCACCCCGGGCAAGCACACGATCGCATTCGAGTACACCTA includes:
- a CDS encoding arylsulfatase yields the protein MKTGQYLRIGTGIVSALSLLIGSSYLSTAKAQQINGTLGQPSATITLDGKQLPAPPPKFGGVIKETLEGSKVWWPPRVAPPKGAPNVLLIMTDDQGYGVSGTFGGVVPTPALDRVAKAGLRYTQFNSTALCSPTRAALLTGRNHHSTGNGVITELSTGFPGYDSIIGTDNATIGAILKGNGYPTSWFGKNHNTPDFQYSVAGPYDQWPSGMGFDYFYGFQGGETDQWTPYLFRDHTQIFPWVGKPGYNLITDMADEAITRLKQLDAAAHDTPFFIYYAPGGTHSPHNPTQEWIDKFKGKFDMGWNAMRDQIFANQKRLGVIPANAKLTDWPDSLPKWDSLSPDQKKLFARQAEVFAGYAAYTDNEIGRVIQQVEDMGKLDNTLIIYIVGDNGTSPEGTLSGTPNQWTAYNGILDFPIAEQMKFYDTWGSAASYPHMAVAWSWAFDTPFKYTKQIASHFGGTRQGLAISWPGHINDPGGIRTQFHHIIDIVPTILEATRIKAPQTVNGIKQKPIEGVSMAYTFDKANANAPSKRKTQYFEMIANRGIYNDGWYANTTPPHGPWILNAPLPPIKDYKWELYNLAEDYSQANDLAAKMPGKLKDMQKLFVQEAAKYNVLPLDNRSFARAVEPRPSATAGQTVFTYTGVNSGIPMANSPNVIGRSYKITAEVDVPQGGGNGMLATTGGRWGGWGLYLLNGKPVFNYNMLILAQYRWEGADALTPGKHTIAFEYTYDGPGIAKGGSGELKVDGKVVATGKQPNSIAFLQVSDETFDIGVDTRTEVNAKDYQVPFAFDGKIDRLTVNLGPMQLAKADQRKLREAAARAKD